One Solanum lycopersicum chromosome 4, SLM_r2.1 DNA window includes the following coding sequences:
- the LOC101264212 gene encoding peroxidase 9, producing MASSLGLVMLFLSCAISQAFLVSSSNYGGLFPDLYQFSCPQANDIIWSFLEEAIAKDPRMAASLLRLHFHDCFVQGCDASVLLDNSSEFKSEKEAGPNKNSLRGFEVIDQIKAKLEQVCPCTVSCADILALAVRDSVVLSGGPYWEVPLGRRDSKRAYFNKANVNIPAPNSKIQTLISLFNRQGLDEKDLVALSGAHTIGVARCVSFRQRLYNQTGDHLPDAILEKNYYNDLKSICPTSGGNNNISPLDIASPNRFDNSYFKLLLLGKGLLNSDEVLLTGKVKKTQQLVKIYAENEAIFFHQFSKSMVKMGNISPLTELKGEIRKNCRRVN from the exons atggcTTCTTCTCTTGGACTagtaatgttatttttatcttGTGCAATATCCCAAGCTTTTCTAGTTTCTAGTTCCAATTATGGTGGTCTTTTTCCAGATTTATACCAATTTTCATGCCCTCAAGCAAATGACATTATATGGTCTTTTTTGGAAGAGGCAATTGCTAAAGATCCAAGAATGGCTGCTTCTTTGCTACGACTTCATTTTCACGACTGCTTTGTTCAG GGTTGTGATGCATCTGTATTATTGGATAATAGTAGTGAATTCAAAAGTGAAAAGGAGGCTGGACCAAACAAGAATTCTCTGAGAGGATTTGAAGTGATCGATCAAATCAAAGCTAAATTAGAACAAGTTTGTCCTTGCACTGTTTCTTGTGCTGACATTCTAGCCCTCGCTGTTCGTGATTCTGTCGTCTTG AGTGGTGGACCATATTGGGAAGTGCCACTAGGAAGAAGGGACTCAAAGAGAGCATATTTCAACAAAGCAAATGTAAATATTCCAGCACCAAACTCAAAAATTCAAACCCTCATAAGCCTCTTCAATAGACAAGGCCTTGATGAAAAAGACCTTGTTGCTCTTTCTG GAGCGCACACCATTGGGGTGGCAAGATGTGTGTCATTTAGACAAAGGCTATACAATCAAACAGGTGACCATTTGCCAGATGCAATTCTAGAGAAAAATTATTACAatgatttaaaatcaatttgtcCAACAAGTGGTGGAAACAATAATATTTCTCCTCTAGATATTGCATCACCAAACAGATTTGACAACTCATATTTCAAGCTATTGCTATTAGGCAAAGGTCTTTTGAACTCAGATGAAGTACTTCTTACTGGAAAGGTGAAAAAAACTCAGCAATTGGTAAAGATCTATGCTGAAAATGAGGCAATATTTTTCCATCAATTTTCCAAGTCTATGGTCAAAATGGGGAATATTAGTCCCCTGACCGAGTTGAAGGGTGAAATTAGAAAGAATTGTCGCAGAGTTAACTAA